Proteins from a single region of Mytilus trossulus isolate FHL-02 chromosome 2, PNRI_Mtr1.1.1.hap1, whole genome shotgun sequence:
- the LOC134706661 gene encoding uncharacterized protein LOC134706661: protein MSEALEAQLDILQNENAFLKKYFALRQKCEQIQQANEKVVNRIQHVKKMIKRYKRERRYLANRLDDYGDNYRDVQVPVMWEEDKLLGATEPCSSFEDVEKEISSPMSSTDRTVSEILSNINPLLKAHGIDHMTPGSKAKKSKADSNAPKKPANAFLLFCTQQRSSVQEEYYKDKHEEISNHEMTKRLAQKWNGLTPEQKKVYYDMYEHEKERYDKEVKEYHERESNSQGNVTQEVQSMMGKEAQSAVDALMMDT from the exons ATGTCAGAGGCCTTAGAGGCACAGTTAGATATTCtacaaaatgaaaatgcttTCTTGAAGAAATATTTCGCTTTACGACAGAAATGTGAACAGATACAACAG GCAAATGAAAAAGTTGTCAATAGAATCCAgcatgtaaagaaaatgataaagagATACAAACGTGAAAGGAG GTATTTAGCCAACCGATTAGATGATTATGGAGATAATTATAGAGATGTACAAGTACCAGTTATGTGGGAG GAGGACAAATTATTAGGTGCAACAGAGCCATGTTCCTCTTTTGAAGATGTAGAAAAGGAAATATCATCCCCAATGAGCAGCACTGATAGGACAGTATCTGAGATCTTGTCTAATATCAATCCTCTACTAAAGGCTCATGGGATAGATCACATGACTCCAGGTTCAAAGGCAAAGAAATCAAAAGCAGACAGTAATGCTCCAAAGAAGCCTGCCAATGCATTTTTGTTGTTCTGTACCCAACAGAGATCGTCAGTTCAGGAAGAATATTacaag GATAAACACGAAGAAATCTCTAATCATGAAATGACAAAACGATTAGCACAGAAATGGAATGGCTTAACTCCAGAGCAGAAAAAg gTGTATTATGACATGTATGAGCATGAGAAAGAACGATACGATAAAGAAGTCAAAGAATACCATGAAAGGGAATCTAATAGTCAAGGAAATGTAACACAGGAAGTACAAAGCATGATGGGAAAAGAAGCTCAAAGCGCTGTAGATGCTTTAATGATGGATACTTGA
- the LOC134706662 gene encoding enkurin-like, which translates to MYTRDDEPTIYGLIPEAEMKREKAPRHVSKFRDDAKGDYVKLKDDHKTMGQAKVPVRQPESFMKKHEKEPVLPDRRTFKYPDEERKRPPVPTTKEQPLMGLKTSKNFITNNAVQNITSVPRMPQKVYVDTRGGHKNLLEPSGLEPVYVHRKDYGETPKYLEKRKDEMKRAQEEYDAYIAEHFRRGAMRSLSGDERQAILQGLKTNWEEIHEQYQGLSVVTDTAPKKNRKERMEAEMKQLERDIETIERHNVIYIGN; encoded by the exons ATGTATACAAGAGACGATGAACCAACAATTTATGGGTTGATCCCGGAAGCAGAGATGAAAAGAGAGAAAGCACCAAG acatgttTCAAAGTTCAGAGATGATGCAAAGGGTGATTATGTCAAACTTAAAGATGATCACAAGACAATGGGCCAAGCTAAAGTTCCTGTCAGACAACCAGAAAGTTTTATGAAGAAACATGAAAAAGAACCTGTCCTCCCAGACA GGAGAACTTTTAAATATCCAGATGAGGAAAGAAAAAGACCACCTGTACCTACAACTAAAGAGCAACCTTTAATGGGTCTCAAAACATCAAAGAACTTCATCACTAATAATGCTGTCCAAAACATCACATCTGTACCTAGAATGCCACAAAAAGTATATGTTGACACAAGGGGAGGACACAAAAACTTGCTGGAGCCATCAGGACTGGAACCAGTTTATGTTCATAGAAAG GATTATGGTGAAAcaccaaaatatttagaaaagagGAAGGATGAGATGAAAAGAGCTCAGGAAGAATATGATGCATATATCGCAGAACATTTCAGACGAGGGGCAATGAGATCTCTATCAGGAGACGAGCGACAGGCAATTTTACAAGGCCTTAAAACAAACTGGGAGGAAATTCATGAACAGTACCAGGGCCTGTCAGTTGTTACTGATACTGCACCAAAGAAAAACAGGAAAGAAAGAATGGAAGCTGAAATGAAACAACTAGAAAGAGACATTGAAACAATTGAAAGACACAATGTTATATACATTGGAAACTAA
- the LOC134706663 gene encoding homologous-pairing protein 2 homolog: protein MSKSKEAQASKAVFDYLNKQNRPYSAIDICNNLHKEHGKTAIVKACEVLTEDGKIKEKLNGKQKCYFADQSQFPDVDDNEIKEMDVEIVKLSELVQSKQEENKKLETELRSLNSSISTEDAEKEVNSLNEDCERCKEKLSSLKGGAVQISPAEKDRIYKMREKFVKEWRKRKRLTNDVLGAILEGYPKTKKQLYEDVGIETDEDLHVTVPEI from the exons ATGAGTAAATCAAAAGAAGCACAAG CTTCCAAGGCAGTGTTTGATTACTTAAATAAACAGAACAGACCTTACAGTGCTATTGATATTTGTAACAATTTACATAAAGAACATGGTAAAACT GCAATAGTTAAAGCATGTGAAGTTCTGACAGAAGatggtaaaattaaagaaaagctCAATGGTAAACAGAAATGTTATTTTGCTGACCAG TCACAATTTCCAGATGTGGATGACAATGAGATAAAAGAAATGGATGTTGAAATTGTCAAATTATCAGAACTTGTACAGAGTAAACAAGAAGAAAACAAGAAACTTGAGACAG AGCTGAGAAGTTTGAATAGTTCTATATCTACAGAAGATGCAGAGAAAGAAGTTAATTCACTCAATGAAGAT TGTGAAAGGTGTAAAGAAAAGTTATCTAGCCTAAAAGGAGGAGCTGTACAGATATCACCTGCAGAAAAAGACAGG ATATATAAGATGAGAGAGAAGTTTGTTAAAGAATGGAGGAAGAGAAAAAGACTg ACAAATGATGTATTAGGTGCAATCCTGGAAGGATATCCCAAAACAAAGAAACAGTTATAT gaGGATGTTGGAATAGAGACAGATGAAGATTTACATGTGACAGTGCCagaaatttga